CAGGTAGTCATCGGCGCCCAGCTCCAGGCCAAGGATACGATCCAGCGGTTCACCCCGGGCCGACAGCATCAATACCGGCAGCTCCGGGTGATCGTTGCGCAACTGTTTGAGCAGTTCCAGGCCACTGCCGTCGGGCAGCATCACGTCCAGGATCACGGCCGCCGGGGCGGTCTCGACCAAGGCTTTGCGGGCACTCTGGCCGTTGTGACAGGCGCGGACCTGAAACCCTTCCTGGCTCAACCAACTTACGAGGAGCTCACACAGCTCCTGGTCATCATCAATCAGTAACAGCTCGCTCATGACTCACTCAATTTAGCCATTGCCGACGTTGTCTACGTCCACCGCTGGCAAAGATACCGCAGAGCAAGGCCAATAGCGCTACCCCGGCACCAATGACGAACCATTGCTGTTGATCGGTCAGCAGGCGCGGCAGCGGGCTGGCCTGGGCTTCCTTGAGTTGCAGCTTCAGGCGCTGGTTCTCCTGGCGCAGCCGGCCCACCAGCGCGGTCTCGCGTTCGCCGTTGGTGTTTTGGAGTTGCTGGGTGAGTGCTTCACGCATGCGCTCGCTGTCTTTCAAGCGCTGCTGCAATTCGGCGATCTGGCCTCCAGCGCTCAGGGACAAGGGCGCCGAATGACTGCCCTCGGTGCTTTCCTCGCCATGGGCGGGCGCCCCGATCGCCAACGTGACCAACAACAGGCACAACGGACCTTTGCGCATTGCAACTCCTGAATTCCAATCGAGATTAGACAGGTTGTCGGCAGGCGCACGGGAAAAATGAGCAATCGAGCGCAATGAGCCGCGAAGGCTCATCGCGTCAGGGGATTTACGGCAGGACTTGCTTGAACGGCTTGACCACGACATTGGCATAGACGCCGGCCGCCACGAACGGATCGGCCTCGGCCCAGGCCTGGGCGGCGACCAGGGAGTCGAACTCGGCCACGATCAGGCTGCCGGTAAAACCCGCCGCGCCCGGGGCATCGCTGTCCACCGCCGGGTGCGGGCCGGCCAGTACGATGCGACCTTCGGCCTTGAGCTTTTGTAGCCGCTCCAGGTGTTCAGGGCGGGCGGCCAGGCGTTTTTCCAGGGAGTCGGCGACGTCGGTGGCAATGATTGCGTAGAGCATGTCAGTCCTCGGTTTTTGGCGTGGTGGGGTCGGCATCGTGCAGGTGACGGGACAGGTAGATGCCCTGGCCAATCAGGAACAGCAAGGTCATGCCCAGGCTGCCGAAGACCTTGAAGTCGACCCAGTATTGCTGGAACGTGAATGCAACGAAGAGGTTGGCGGCGCCGCAGAACAGGAAGAAAACGATCCAGGCGATGTTCAACCGGGTCCAGATCACCTCTGGCAAGCTCAGGGCATGGCCCATGATGCGCTTGACCAACAGGCGGTCGCCAATGAAGTGGCTGCCGATAAAGGCCAGGGCAAACAGCCAGTTGACCACCGGTGCTTTCCATTTCAGGAAGGTCTCGCTGTGGAAGGCCAGGGTCAGGCTGCCGAAGACAAGGCAGGCGATCAAGGTCAGCCACTGGCTTTTTTCCAGCTTGCGCTGGGACACGAACAGCGCGCCATAGACCACCAGGGAACTGATGATCAGCACGGCGGTGGCGCTGTAGATACCGCCAACGGTCAACGAGTGACCGGCAATGTCGACGGTCCGTGGATCAAGTTTGTAGACGATGAAAAACAGCAGGAGCGGGATGAAATCGATGAATTGTTTCACAGTGGCAGCCAGAAGCAGGATGTGGCGGCATAATAACAAACATCCTTGGCCGCGATAGGGCCAGCTGATTTGAGGTAACAAAGTCTCGTGAATGTTGATTTGCACTGCCACAGCACGGCCTCCGATGGCGCCCTGGCGCCCGCGGTTCTGGTGGCGCGGGCGTACGAGCACGGCGTGCGAGTCCTGGCCCTGACCGATCACGATACCCTCGAAGGCCTGGACGAGGCGCGCAGCGCCGCCACCGCGCTGGGCATGCAGCTTGTCAACGGCGTTGAGCTGTCCTGCACCTGGGGCGGGGCGACCATCCATGTGCTGGGCTACGGTTTCGATGTGAATGCGCCGGCGCTGGTCCAGGCCATTGCGCAGTTGCGCGACGGTCGCTGGCTGCGCTCCGAGGAGATCAGCCGCAAGCTGGCCCTCAAGGGCATGCCCGGTGCGCTGGACGGCGCCCGGCAAATCCAGCAGGCCCTGGGCGACAGCGGCAATGCGCCGGCCCGACCGCATTTTGCCGACTGGATGGTGAGCGAAGGTTACGTCAAGGATCGTGCCGAAGCCTTCCGCAAATGGCTGGGGGCCGGCAAGCTGGGGGACGTCAAGCAGCATTGGCCTACCCTCGAAGAAACGGTCGCGACGCTGCGATCCGCCGGGGCGTGGATCAGCCTTGCACATCCCTGGCACTACGATTTCAC
The Pseudomonas marvdashtae genome window above contains:
- a CDS encoding septation protein A, encoding MKQFIDFIPLLLFFIVYKLDPRTVDIAGHSLTVGGIYSATAVLIISSLVVYGALFVSQRKLEKSQWLTLIACLVFGSLTLAFHSETFLKWKAPVVNWLFALAFIGSHFIGDRLLVKRIMGHALSLPEVIWTRLNIAWIVFFLFCGAANLFVAFTFQQYWVDFKVFGSLGMTLLFLIGQGIYLSRHLHDADPTTPKTED
- a CDS encoding translation initiation factor 2, which encodes MRKGPLCLLLVTLAIGAPAHGEESTEGSHSAPLSLSAGGQIAELQQRLKDSERMREALTQQLQNTNGERETALVGRLRQENQRLKLQLKEAQASPLPRLLTDQQQWFVIGAGVALLALLCGIFASGGRRQRRQWLN
- a CDS encoding PHP domain-containing protein; this translates as MNVDLHCHSTASDGALAPAVLVARAYEHGVRVLALTDHDTLEGLDEARSAATALGMQLVNGVELSCTWGGATIHVLGYGFDVNAPALVQAIAQLRDGRWLRSEEISRKLALKGMPGALDGARQIQQALGDSGNAPARPHFADWMVSEGYVKDRAEAFRKWLGAGKLGDVKQHWPTLEETVATLRSAGAWISLAHPWHYDFTRSKRRRLIADYIQAGGHAIEVVNGHQPAEQVGSLAILAREFGLLVTAGSDFHGPGGWSEIGEYRPLPEDLPPLWCRFKHDPVIAAV
- a CDS encoding YciI family protein codes for the protein MLYAIIATDVADSLEKRLAARPEHLERLQKLKAEGRIVLAGPHPAVDSDAPGAAGFTGSLIVAEFDSLVAAQAWAEADPFVAAGVYANVVVKPFKQVLP